Within Saccharomonospora cyanea NA-134, the genomic segment TTCGAAAACTTCCGTCCAACAGCTCAGTACCGGACCGGCGGTTGCGGGGACGTCACACCTGCCGCCACCAGGGACTTCACCTTCGCGCAGCCGTAGAGCAGGTACCCGGCCGAACAGCACCGCGGCGAGGAAGTGCACCAGATACGCCAGCGGAGGGCCTACTCAGGTGATCGGGTGCCACCACATCACCGCCGCCTGGCCGCGCCCGACGGCGATCCAGTCGACCAGCACCACGAGCGGCGTCGGCAGGTGCTCGAACAGCGACCCGGTCTCACTGAGGTCACCGCCCATCAACGTCAGGAACGTGCCCGGCACGAGCAGCAGCAACACGGCGGTGGCCCCGCGCAGCCACGGCGAGTTCGGCTCGTGTCGCCGTCCTCCCGTGAACGCCGGGTACAGCAGTAGCCCCATGTAGACGATCGCGGTGAACAGGCTCGCCTGCCGACTCAGCCCGGCATCACCGCGTCGAATCCCACGTCGCCGACGATGGCGAAGAAACCGGTGCAGGCGAACACCACGACGAGCAGACGCCCGGAGGCTGACCCCGACGAGAACACCGACCGGAACCCGTCGCGGCTGCTGGGGGTCGCTGCCAGTGGGGTGAGTACCCGTGCGGGGGGCGGTGCCGACTGCGGCGAAGAGGGAAGAGGCGGGATCTGCCACTGCGGCACCTGCCCCGGTGGTCCCGGCGGCGATTGTCACAGCGGCACCTGCGGTGGCGGCATCCGCTGTGGAGACACGTGTCCCGGCGCGCCTCTGTACGGATGGGACTGGTTCGTCCTCGCTCCCCCGGAATCACGGCTCGGACGGCGAACCAGCCTGGCCGGGGAGGCGGACACTCGCGTGCCACTTCGTGTGATCCGCGGTCAGGACGCGAGCCCGCCCCTGCCCTGTCTCAACGGGAGTCCCGCTGCTCCTTCTCCTCGTAGTACTCCAGGAACGCCGCGTACGCCCGCGCGCCGTACACGGTGGCGGGCCCCCCGTTCATCAGGAACGTCACACCGATCGCCTCCGCGGCCTCCTGCGGCTGGGCACCGTGGTGCACGGCGGCCTGGGCGTGCGCGGCGACGCAGCCGTCGCACTGCTCGCTCACCGCGATGGCCAGCGCGATGAGCTCCTTCGTCCGGGTGTCGAGTGCGCCCGCTTCCATTGCCGCGCCGTGCAACCGTGCGTATCCCTCATACGCGCCGGGGATCGCGCTCCGCAGTGCGCGCGTGGGTTCCCGCAGGCCGTGCCGTACCTCTCTGCCGTAGGTCATGCCGCCTCCTCGCTCACGAAACGGGGTGCCCGGTGGATGCCCGTCCGGTTCGAGAACGACACCACGGCGGTGTGACGGGATACACTTCATCTCTCAACTACCAGGGGGCTGCACATGGGCGGCTACGGACACGACCCGCGGTTCGGCACGTTCCTCACGCCGAAGGCGGCGCAACCGGAACAGGTGGTGCACCTCGCCCAGCTCAGTGAGCAGGCAGGGCTCGACCTCGTCACGTTCCAGGACCACCCGTACCAACCCGCGTTCCTGGACACCTGGACGCTGCTGTCGTTCGTCGCCGCCCGCACCGAGCGCGTGCTGCTCGCACCCAACGTCGCGAACCTGCCGCTGCGACCTCCCGCGGTCCTCGCCAGGGCCGCGGCAAGCCTCGACCTCCTCAGCGGCGGCCGGGTCGAACTCGGTCTCGGTGCAGGCGG encodes:
- a CDS encoding carboxymuconolactone decarboxylase family protein gives rise to the protein MTYGREVRHGLREPTRALRSAIPGAYEGYARLHGAAMEAGALDTRTKELIALAIAVSEQCDGCVAAHAQAAVHHGAQPQEAAEAIGVTFLMNGGPATVYGARAYAAFLEYYEEKEQRDSR